Within the Mus caroli chromosome 10, CAROLI_EIJ_v1.1, whole genome shotgun sequence genome, the region CCAACAAGACATCTTTGTCAACAAGTAAAACTTCTAGTGTCAGGAATAGGTTACATCTGATTGAGGTGTTGGCCAAAACATCCCTATGGAAACACCCAAACAACTTGGGCTATTAAATGCTACTCACAAACTGATGATTATAAGTTTCTATTACTGAAGACATACATATCTCAAAAGTTGAACTAGAGTTTTTATCTCTACTAACTAGTATTCCTAgtactggaaggtactctgtACTCtatcagaaaggaaagggaaccAACAACCCAGCTATAAACCCTGTGATCTATAATGGTGACATACCTGCATGGTAAACTCTTGCAGTAGTGGCACAAACATTGAGGGAGTAACCAAATgctctctgattggatttaaggctcacttcatgagatggaatccatGCTTGACACTGTTCTAATAGCCAAGGACTTGAAATTAGATAGGTCACAGGCCTAGCAGTAAACAAAATACTGTTGTTCTGCTAaagaacacacaaataaaatgattccttATAACATTCGGCTGCATCCATAGATCAGTGTCCCACTCAGCCATAACCAGAAATGATTCCTCTTACAATACATGGGAAATAATACAGAGATCCACGATGTGCAAAGATCAAGAACACTCAAtcctaaaagatatttttttttcattaagctCCACCCACTGACCCAGAGCTCAGGGAGATATGCACaataggaggcagaaagatagTAAGAGCCAGAAAAAATGGATGGACCAAGAAAACcatgtcttccagacacagcaggacacAGTATAATGCActtacagagactgtggcagcatgcaaaAAAGACTTCCTCAGGTTCAAGCTAGAAGGCATCCCAAGGCTGAGAGGGGGAACTGGACATGGGCTcttccctaaccaagaagctatctccaactgacaaccacttgcaaatgaaaagtcatttttctccaATGTCATCTCACTGGGCATATAAACTACACTTAAGGGTGGGTCCTATGCCCAGCAGTACATGGACAACACAGGGTAAGCTCAATGACAgttttgcagggtttttttttctttctttcttttctttttctttatttctttttaggggggcagggtttctctgtatagccctgactgccctggaactcactttgtagaccaagccggcctcaaactcagaaatccacctgcctctgcctcctgatgctgggattaaaggcatgtgccaccatgcccggcttgtaggcttttttcttatatttaaaaaacatttttatagtttctgattttctggttttgtagatttgtgtgtatgtatgtatgtatgtatgtatgtatgtatgagtgcatgtgtgcatatgttatCTCTATGTattctctatgtatgtgtgtttgtttatgccacatgtcttttctttttaaaaaaatttgtgtttggcttgcctttttaaattttcatgtttgttttctaaagagagaaaggaggtatGAACTGAATGGGTGGGGAGGTTCTGggagaaggtgggggagagaaggTATGATCAGAATCCATTTTGTCAATTTTCAATAATATAAATAATCtggaacaaagcaaacaaaaaatcagaCAAAGGAAGTGATATGAAGGAGTTGAATAGAAATGTTGCTTTGATTTCTGTAACTcacattttactttatgtttcgTAGCTTTGGAAGTCATTCCTGAGTGCAGCTCTGGGGTGGGAACAGTAATTTTAGCATTTGCTATGCATTAGCTTGCTGTGCTTGAGGGCTGCTTGCTTCATGAGCACTGTTGCAGTATAGTCAAGCAGGTCCTTCCTGTGctgtctaaattttatttttgtcaacttgtcacaaccTAGAGTCACTTGGAATCTCAATTGATGGATTGCCATAATCAGATTGATCTGTGGACATGTCTATGAGAGATTGTCTTGGTTGATGTTTGATGTGGGCAGGGAAGCAGTGGAGCACTTAGTGCATTGTGGCTAGCACCGTAACCGGCCAGGTTGTCCTGAGCTGAAATAGAAACAACCAGCTGAGTACCAGCCAGTGATGGTTTCTGCTTAAGTTTCTGCTTTAGTATTTCTGCCCCAGAACTCCTTTATATAATGAACCTGgaaatataaactgaaataaatcttCTCATGATGGGAGCATCTTGTATCTTTAGTCACTATTTTACTTTTGCTGGTACTTTGAGCACTGTGCAATCATCTGCTTTTTGACCTAAGTGGTTGGAATTCCTATGAGGACACTGGAGTGTAAGAGGAGAAGTTTGAATAGATGTCACTGAGTAACTCTGCAGTTTGAGAGTTTAATTACACTGAACTTTGCTCCTGAGAGCCTTATCAAACCTGAGCTGACTTGTGATTTCCTAACAATAAAAACTATGTATTTAGTGTTGATAATACCCCACCCTATgttagtaataaaatattttattatctatgtCCCTGTGAGCAGGATAAGAGGATAAATATATGAATTATTCTCACACTGGATTCTAAATGCACTGAATTTCTTAACTTTGACTAATGGCAAAATATTCATTTGCATAATGATCTTGGCTTTACCAGGATCATCTGTAAAGAGCTGTCGAACTCCTGGCTGGTTGGAGTTCTGGGCACTTTTTTGTGCAtttttcttggtttaattttcatcttaaaaacatattttggtaTCACCTTTATAATAAAAAGGCAAGAAATTCTTTattacaaaaggaaattaaaaggcTTAATCACACCCACTTGACTCTAAGTTTCAATAGTTAAACGGAAATTATAAAGCAAAGTAGCCATTGTCTTACTTGTTTGCTTCACATGGTGACAAGAATGTGGTTTTGGCTTCAAATAATTTGGAACTTCTTTCCTTACTCTACTGGAATAAAGTCTGGGAGCTCTATACCTGGAGGAAAGTTCACAGCTGCTTACATGGAACAATATTTCTTCTGTCGTTCTGTGGTTGCCCCACTGCtgggaattttgttttgtgtgaccAACTCAAGAATCTGGAAGGTCTTGCAGCTTTGTCCCTATCAACAGGAGAAACTGTTTTCATGTCAGCAGAGTCAGCCAGTGAAGCCACAAACAAGATCGTCATTTCTGACCATTTTTCTGTGCATCAGGATGCATTATTCCTTTAACAGTCTTAAGCGACAGCATCGCCATTTTGGTCTTTAAAATTCTTACTATATATActcattggtattttgtttgtatgtatgttgtacCATTTGCATGTCTAGTATCTGAGGACAAAAGAGTTATGTCAGGACCCCttaaaactagagttacagaccattgtgggccaccatgtagatgctaggaactgagccactcctttggaagaccagccagtgctcctaaccattgagcaatctctccagtccagtaTCACCATATTATATGAGTATATTCAGGATGTACAATAAACTAGACCCAGACATTATCACTTATTTTATCTAACAACATCTATTGCTTAGAATGGAAGTAAAATTTATTTGTGAATGTAATCAGAGGTTAGAAAATCTTCCTTAGTAGGAGAGTGTTACTATCAGAACTACTTGAGAAGGACTGATCAAGGTGATATGTTTTGTGCGTTAGGTGGGAATCCTGAACAGAGTCTTCAAGCAGCTGAGACATGAATTTCTAAGAGGTAACACTGGGGTCTTGGAAATGCTGATGTGCATAATGCCATTGAAGGGACAACCAGGAGCCCAGATCTTTCCTCCCTACAAAGTAATGACAATTTTGGAATGTAAACTTCTGAAAACAAAGAACTTGCCAGTTACTTAGTACTTTTTACAtttcttatgtttgttttataCTTGGTGTGCATAGGCACTCAGCAGTCACCAGCTGAATAAATTAAGACAACCCAAGTAAATGCAATGGTGCATAATAAACGCTACAACAAAGGTGGAAATCAGTTTTATTAGAGAAGGAAATGATCTCATTCTTTCTGGTGGATTTAGCCATATCTCAGATAATCACAGGTAAAGAAGaatgcagacaggagcccagaCTTTGAGGTATGAAGTAGCATTGTGGGGGCTGTCACTAACATGTTCAAGTTTTTATTCTAAGATCACTGCATCTAGAATCAAGGAGCAGAAGCTGGCTCTGAACTTGGAGATCCCAGACCACAGGATAAGGTCCTGTGACTTACTGCAAGCTTTGGAATACTCGAGGAACATGAAAAGCTCCCTACCCCACTTCCCATGGCAATAAAACTAGTGTAAATAAACACAGTTTATGATGAGATCTTCTTTGTTAACAGTAAAATATCTGAGATCAGAGCTAAATCAGGGGCTTTTGCAACAATTGATGAAAGAGGCGATGAATGATTAAGGAAGTGATGAGAGCAGACAGTTTGTACAGCAGGgtggtgtgtatctgtatatgagGTGTGCCCGTCCCCTCTGTGGGTGTTGGGGGGGTTGACACTAGGTCACATTCTACATTCCTAGACagcctgaaattcactatatagacctgtttggcctcaaactcacatatatctacctgcctctctactgagtgctggggttaaaggcatatgACTGACAGGGAATGGGAAAGTTCCATTAGCTTGCTCTCAGGAACTTAGCAACTGATTATGTCATCATCTGCTCCCACTGTCACCAGGTGAGCTGGGTGTGTGCTGAGGATAAAAAGGATCTCTAGCCACTCCGGCTCTCTCTGTTTGTTCTCTGTATGTGTCCCCTATCTCtgctcctcttccccctctctctgccctcatgACTCTCTCAAATGCCCCATGTCTACATGTCCATTTGTCTGCCTCTATCACTTCCCCAGGTCCTCCCACCTCTCCTGTCCTCCAATAAACCTCTTTTATACCAGATCTGTTGTACAGCATAATTTCGCATGAGCCTACCAAAGTACCTTCCCTCTCAGAATTATATTTTGTAGCATTGCTCACTGTGGGTGCTGGACACTGAATTCTGATCCTTTTTGAGAGCATCAAGTTCtcaactactgagtcatctcttcagctctgttttgtattgtttaagacaagatctcatatCTGTTTATCTGGTTAaacatttttgatatttatttatttatttatttatttatttatttatttatttatttatttatgggtttattgcctgcatgtatgtcatgtTCTTGCCttcagaggttagaagagggtattggatgctcagggctagagttacaggtgcttgtgagccaggATGTGAGATCAAATCCAAGTCTTCTGATAGAGCAACAGggactcttaacccctgagtcaaCTTTTCAGTCCCGTTTAATCTgctctttaaaagttaaaagtagtACAAATCCTTACTACCAACATTAACTACTGTCTACCAAGCTCAAAGTCTTACATCTGTGCAAATGCTTGATACTATCTTTAAATTGTTTCTGCCACCTCAAGTTCAGCATTTTCCCTCCCACACTTCCTCTTGTAGCTCATATCATCTTCCAATAAATGGAATTAGAACCTTGCAACTCATCTTTCACCGATGGTTTGAAATAAATGGCCACTTCCTTTCCAGCTTGAGAATTTATATATAGCCTGTGCCCTGGACAGTTCTCAGCCCTACTCTACCGGCTCTTGGGTGTCAGGGTCGAGTGGGTgcagagtcaatgacacagactccagACCCTGGGAGCAGATAAGAATGCTGTTGtaagctcatctgagcactgctgcaagcccttttaataccctccacccacgcCCCCATTGATTCCAAGAAAgtatctcttctaaacagcagttcctgattggctggcattattTGCATCAGCAATCCTTGCTCtttcaggcagtcctcaattaggtcctcctgcaggatatGATTTTGCAGCTGCAAGACCCCCAGTGTTTACATAGAGGCCACCCCGCTAGAGTAGTCTCCTACCCAGTTTCTAGTACTGATCCTGATTGCTTTCAATAAGGTTATATTTCACTCAGTATCAGAAGTATCTTTCTAACGAAGAATTTTGAGCCAATGATCACTCAGCCAGACACTGTGAGAGCCACTACTGCTGGCAAGATAAAGATGAACTCAGTCTAGCAAAGAGCCCCAGGCTGTCGTTCTGGAGCCCCAGCCCAGACCTGACTGACATGCAGGAGAGGATTTCTCTGCAGtctctgtacatgtatgtgatcTTGCTATCCTTCTACTGTAGttcctgctccccccccccttttgttcATTCTTTGATTACCTAACTAATTCCTATTCATAGTTTAGAGCATTATATGATATCAAGTTCATTATTTAGCCTTCTAAACCCAGCCTTCATCTCCCTTGGTGGATGACTGAAATTACTTTGTACTGTGACAGTTCTCTGCACACATTACAAGTGGATGATTCTTATAGTGGTTGAAAATATCTGAATGTAACCCTATTCTTTTGGAATTTGAGCTCATTGAGAGAGAAATGATCCTTTGTGCTAATTATACCTTTTCATTAATATAGTACCTGATACACAGAAACTGCACAAAAACTTGTTCAACTGCCGTAGACAATCACAGTAACTGAGAAAGAAGTAGGACCCATAGAGAGAGGTGTAAGATGAAAATCTGAGATGTGTTATGCATTAACTTTGAATTGCCTAAGAGGAAGGCTGGTCAAGAAAAAGGCTGCAAGAAGTAATAGTAAATGCAGGAAGAATAATACtgaatctattttttattagcaGATGGTTAAACAGAGTGAGTTAAACAGTGTTCAAGcaaatggcagaaaaaaaatcccccaaacaaaaaaaccaaaaccaaaccaaccaaacagcaacaacaaaacacaaatgtaTTTGCTGGGAAAGTAAATACACAATTTGCAGCAAACACTGGAAACATCTCACTGGGCATCACAGCATCTCCTAGGAACTCAATCATATACTTGAACTTCTTTTGTGACGCAAAGTTTTAGACACTTTCATAGTCTTTGCCGTGCCTGTGTGAGCGAGCACTTGTGCAGGAAGATGGTTGTCGTTCTGACAGGTTGTCATCTTGTTACCAGGGCTCTGATTGGTTGTTGCAGTATCGTAGCTGGTGGAGTCCAGGGAAACATGACTCAAGGCAAGGCTGTCCACACTGTGGGCAGAGTAATTGTAAACCATCTGGAGGAAGGCTGATTTGGTGTTAGTCTTCTGCTTGCAAAGAATAATGTAGCACTTGGGGAAGAATATACAGCAGAGAATCCCATAATTGGATATCAGAATGACTATAATCTCCACGGCGGGCAAATACTTGCCGAATGTGGTAGTATAGACGGGGATGAATGTGATCCAAGCTATGAAGTAAATCAGCATCCCAAAGGTCAGGAACTTGGCTTCATTGTAATTCTCAGGAAGTTTCCTCCCCTTGAAtgcaaatacaaaacaaatgaagGCCAGAACTGCGATGTAGCCCAGCATGGTACCAAATGCCAGTGCTGACCCCTCCTCACATTCCAGGATAATGACTCTAGGCAAGGAGATATTCTCTTCCACAGTAGGTGCTGCCAGGACCAGCCAAAGAGTGCAAATGACCACTTGAATGCCCGTGCAGGTAAGAACAATGGGAACAGGCCTATAAAAGCACTTCAGGAACATTGTCAGCTTGGGGTCAAAACTGAAAGCTAGCAAAATTTTCAGGGACTTGGTCAAAATACAGGAGACACAGAGAGTAAAGCTCACCCCAAATAAGGTCTGCCTGGTTTTGCATGCAAAGTCTTGTGGTTCTCCAATAAAAAAGCCCGTGCTGGCAAAGTTAAGGGCGTGGCAGATGAGCATCACATAGCAGACCACTAATCCTCCAGATGATTTCACGACAGGTGTCTTCAGGTTTCTTGTAAATATTATGCCAATGGCCAGAACAAAGGCGATTCCAAGTAGGGAGAGGGCAATGAGGAGGAGAGCCAAGGAGTCATCCCAGTCGAGATACTCTACTTCCTTTTCGAAGCAGGTAGTGCTCCTTACTGGGGCCCAGTGAGTTTCATTGTTGCATAAAAGGCAGTGATCCATATCTAAGAAGGCAAAGAGGTCAGTTCCATTCTAAACATTTAACTAGGTGGTTGTCTACAATACTGTATAAAAAAGCAAGGTCAGGGAAAGTCATATTAGTTACTTATTCAAATTAAACCTACACAGAACCCAGATAAAGTGGAAGAGGAAGGTAAATGGAAGAGATGAGGAAGATGGGAAGGGTAATACAAGAAGTCAGAAGGTTTGTTGGGGCAAATTTCTTCTGAAAATCTATATATACTAGTCTCTTAGAATCTTGCTGTTACTGGTATCCATTTGGGGACCTTGTTCCTAAACGTGGTTTTGGAATTACACAGAGCTCAAGGCCATCTCCTCCCTCTACGCCTATGATTTTTTGTAATCCTGTCCAAGCTAACTATACTGTGTAAGACTATTCATGAATCTGTCTCTCAAGGACAAAAACAAAcggaggggtgggggggtagttcagtggtagagcatggaCCTAGTACACATAAGGCCCAAGATTTGAGACCCAGAATGGAAAAGAAggaaatctataaaacaaaaggtAAATTAGAATTAAAATAGAATCCTGTCTATTAGAATTAatagacagaaaagaaataatttagaggtgtcattgtgggtgtggtggtgagtGCCATTACCTGTCTCATTACTGTAGTGGTTTTCTGGGCAGCTCACACATTCATAGCAACAGCTGTGCTGGCTTCCTGTAGCTTTCTTCATTTGACCAGGGCTGCATTCCTTGGAGCATTTAGATAGAATTTgctacagtaaaagaaaaaaaatccaaataatttaaaaagagattatTCTAGCCATTCTTCACTAAGtagcatttttcttccttccttccttccttccttccttccttccttccttccttccttccttccttccttcctttcttcctttcattctttctttctttctttgctttttgacaGGATCTATGACTGATATAGACTTCACTATATAGtgcaggctggacttgaactcacagagattcaccaacctctgcctccagagtcctaggattaaaagcattcaccaccatgcctggtaacACTTACTGCTTCTATAAGCAAATGGAAATTAGCTCTTTCAGAGAGCTCCCAGCAGAGGCAAAAGCACATATGACTAAAGCTGACAAAGTGAGGGTCTGGGAATGTCTGATTCCAGGCTGAAATTCTGCAAGAAAAATAAgacttctgtgggttttttttaaaggaaaaattttaattttatgtgcacaaatctgtctctctgtgagaTCTGTGTGTGAgtccctgtgtttgtgtgtgtctctttgtgtttgagtcgctttctttctgtgtctgtctctgtctctctgtctctctgtctctctctctctctctctctctctctctctgtctctctctctgtgtgtgtgtgtgtgtgtgtgtgtgtgtgtgtgtgtgtgtgtgttccataagAGGGTGTTgcatcccttggagctggagttacatgtagCTGTGAGTCACCAATATAGGTTCTAGGAAATAAActcagtcctctggaaaagcagttaagtgctcttagccactgagtcatctctctagcctataaacttttatacttttataagaAAGTTCTTAAGAGTGGATAcctttgaaaaacaaagcaatgggatatttagaatttaaaactattggattttcaaaatccaaaaaatataaaaaatgttttaaaaatattttagttttggtAGCATTCAGTGTGGTATTTTAACATATGACACAATGTGTACCACTCAACTCCATACACCCTTTGCTCatctgtaactttttaaaaaaaaagaattattaatttattttatatatgtgagtgtactgtcgctgtcttcagacacaccagaagagggcatcagaccccattacatatggttgtgagccatcatgtggatgctaggaattgaactcagaacctctgtaCTCAGTACTCAGAACTCAgtactcagaacctctggaagagcaatccgtgct harbors:
- the Gprc6a gene encoding G-protein coupled receptor family C group 6 member A isoform X3 codes for the protein MALLITVVTCFVIILNTSQSCRTPDDFVAITSPGHIMIGGLFAIHEKMLSSDDHPRRPQIQKCAGFEISVFLQTLAMIHSIEMINNSTLLSGVKLGYEIYDTCTEVTAAMAATLRFLSKFNCSRETVVFQCDYSSYMPRVKAVIGAGYSETSIAVSRMLNLQLMPQVSYESTAEILSDKIRFPSFLRTVPSDFYQTKAMAHLIRQSGWNWVGAITTDDDYGRLALNTFAIQAAENNVCIAFKEVLPAFLSDNTIEMRINQTLEKIIAEAQLLAVLKNVTFTDGRNSFHFDAHGDLNTGYDVVLWKETNGLMTVTKMAEYDLQHDVFITTNQETKREFRKLKQILSKCSKECSPGQMKKATGSQHSCCYECVSCPENHYSNETDMDHCLLCNNETHWAPVRSTTCFEKEVEYLDWDDSLALLLIALSLLGIAFVLAIGIIFTRNLKTPVVKSSGGLVVCYVMLICHALNFASTGFFIGEPQDFACKTRQTLFGVSFTLCVSCILTKSLKILLAFSFDPKLTMFLKCFYRPVPIVLTCTGIQVVICTLWLVLAAPTVEENISLPRVIILECEEGSALAFGTMLGYIAVLAFICFVFAFKGRKLPENYNEAKFLTFGMLIYFIAWITFIPVYTTTFGKYLPAVEIIVILISNYGILCCIFFPKCYIILCKQKTNTKSAFLQMVYNYSAHSVDSLALSHVSLDSTSYDTATTNQSPGNKMTTCQNDNHLPAQVLAHTGTAKTMKVSKTLRHKRSSSI